In the Catenulispora sp. GP43 genome, one interval contains:
- a CDS encoding TetR/AcrR family transcriptional regulator, whose amino-acid sequence MAKTEVRVTPRSARGIRTRNALVAAARVVFERDGYLDARLADISAEAGVASGSLYTYFEGKEEIFRAVAEQVAEEMVHPHLRARTGVTDPRELIDLANREYLRSYKKNAKLMGLFEQVSQVDEEFRAVRIERADAFVRRNAKMIRTLQESGAADTEMDPLLTAHALSGMVSRMAYVAYVQKAPMPFERLVETLNRIWIKALGLEPVGGSA is encoded by the coding sequence ATGGCGAAGACTGAGGTTCGCGTCACACCGCGCAGCGCGCGGGGCATCCGCACGCGGAACGCGCTGGTCGCGGCCGCACGTGTGGTCTTCGAGCGCGACGGGTATCTGGACGCCCGTTTGGCGGACATCTCTGCGGAGGCCGGGGTCGCGTCCGGCTCGCTCTACACCTACTTCGAGGGCAAAGAGGAGATCTTCCGCGCGGTCGCCGAGCAGGTGGCCGAGGAGATGGTCCACCCGCACCTGCGGGCCCGGACCGGGGTCACCGACCCGCGCGAGCTGATCGACCTCGCGAACCGCGAGTACCTGCGCTCGTACAAGAAGAACGCCAAGCTGATGGGGCTGTTCGAGCAGGTGTCGCAGGTCGACGAGGAGTTCCGCGCGGTGCGGATCGAGCGCGCGGACGCCTTCGTGCGGCGCAACGCGAAGATGATCCGGACCCTGCAGGAGTCCGGCGCCGCGGACACCGAAATGGACCCGTTGCTGACGGCGCACGCGCTGTCGGGGATGGTCTCGCGGATGGCGTATGTGGCGTACGTGCAGAAGGCGCCGATGCCGTTCGAGCGGTTGGTGGAGACGCTGAACCGGATCTGGATCAAGGCCCTGGGCCTCGAACCTGTTGGCGGCTCCGCATAG
- a CDS encoding acyl-CoA dehydrogenase family protein, whose protein sequence is MSDELLYSETEEELRTAVADLLADRAPWSAVLARTETAEPYDAQLWKALGTGIGAAGLLIPEELGGAGATLREAAVVAEELGKAVAPVPFLGNLMATELLLAARESGNGTAAAAEDLLRGIASGEVTAVIAIPFTRSPDTTYKGRVSVTPWPPREAPHPARLTGKVTSVAGAQTADVLLVPSDGSIYVVQAADARITPVTTLDMTRVLSDVEFDDTPGQLLAIRYEPLSQALLSGAAILASEQLGLAEQCLTTTVEYVKTRHQFGRAVGSYQGLKHRLAQLWVQIAQARAVARHAVSATGAEREIAVAIAQAHCSAVAVQAAEECVQMHGGIGFTWEHPAHLYLKRAKSSSIALGSPTRHRRRLAELVDLPAS, encoded by the coding sequence GTGAGCGACGAACTCCTGTACTCGGAGACCGAGGAAGAGCTGCGGACCGCGGTCGCCGACCTGCTCGCCGACCGCGCGCCGTGGTCCGCGGTGCTGGCCCGGACCGAGACGGCCGAACCGTACGACGCGCAGCTGTGGAAGGCGCTCGGCACCGGGATCGGCGCGGCCGGACTGCTGATCCCCGAGGAACTCGGCGGCGCCGGGGCGACGCTCCGTGAGGCCGCCGTGGTCGCCGAGGAACTGGGCAAGGCGGTCGCGCCGGTGCCGTTCCTGGGCAACCTGATGGCCACCGAGCTCCTGCTGGCGGCCCGGGAAAGCGGCAACGGCACCGCGGCCGCGGCCGAGGACCTGCTCCGCGGCATCGCCTCCGGCGAGGTGACCGCGGTGATCGCGATCCCCTTCACGCGCTCGCCGGACACGACGTACAAGGGCCGGGTCTCGGTCACGCCGTGGCCGCCCCGCGAGGCTCCGCACCCGGCGCGGCTCACCGGCAAGGTCACGAGCGTCGCGGGCGCGCAGACGGCCGACGTCCTGCTGGTCCCCTCAGACGGCTCGATCTATGTGGTCCAGGCGGCCGACGCGCGGATCACCCCGGTCACCACGCTGGACATGACGCGGGTCCTGAGCGACGTCGAGTTCGACGACACCCCCGGCCAACTGCTGGCGATCCGCTACGAACCGCTCTCGCAGGCCCTGCTGAGCGGGGCGGCGATCCTCGCCTCCGAGCAGCTCGGCCTGGCCGAGCAGTGCCTGACGACCACGGTCGAGTACGTGAAGACGCGGCACCAGTTCGGCCGCGCGGTCGGCTCCTACCAAGGGCTCAAGCACCGGCTGGCGCAGCTGTGGGTGCAGATCGCGCAAGCCCGCGCGGTCGCGCGCCACGCGGTCTCGGCCACCGGCGCTGAGCGGGAGATCGCCGTCGCCATCGCGCAGGCCCACTGCTCGGCGGTCGCGGTGCAGGCGGCCGAGGAATGCGTGCAGATGCACGGCGGCATCGGCTTCACCTGGGAGCACCCCGCGCATCTGTATCTGAAGCGGGCCAAGAGCTCGTCGATCGCGCTGGGGAGTCCGACGCGGCACCGGCGGCGGCTCGCCGAGCTGGTGGATCTGCCGGCGAGCTGA
- a CDS encoding acyl-CoA dehydrogenase family protein translates to MPPLITQHDLENRIHDFLAAHDPGSTDRLDFLRARFDAGLAWLHYPPGLGGLGLPRDRQPIAEKAFAAAGAPDNGPRRIGIGLGMAAPTILAFGSDEQKQRWLRPLWCGEEVWCQLFSEPGAGSDLAALATRAVRDGDDWVVNGQKVWTSMAHEARWAILVTRTDPDVPKHQGMTYFVLDMTAPGVEVRPLRQITGEAEFNEVFLTDVRIPDSQRLGAVGEGWKVAQTTLMNERVAIGGGASPRESGMIGVLAKTWRENEKVRDAALHDRLMTLWVAAEAARLTAQRLSAQLAAGQPGPEGSAAKYAFATLNQQISGLELELLGEEALRYDDWTMRRPDTVDFVGRSPGYRYLRSKGNSIEGGTSEILLNIIAERVLGLPGEIRADKDVAWKDLPR, encoded by the coding sequence GTGCCGCCATTGATCACCCAGCACGACCTCGAGAACCGCATTCACGACTTCCTCGCCGCCCACGATCCCGGCAGCACGGACCGGCTCGACTTCCTCCGTGCGCGCTTCGACGCCGGGCTCGCCTGGCTGCACTATCCGCCGGGGCTGGGGGGCCTGGGCCTGCCGCGTGACCGGCAGCCGATCGCCGAGAAGGCGTTCGCCGCCGCCGGCGCCCCCGACAACGGGCCCCGGCGCATCGGCATCGGGCTGGGGATGGCCGCCCCGACCATCCTGGCCTTCGGCAGCGACGAGCAGAAACAGCGCTGGCTGCGGCCGCTGTGGTGCGGGGAGGAGGTGTGGTGCCAGCTGTTCTCCGAGCCCGGCGCCGGATCCGACCTCGCCGCGCTGGCCACCCGCGCCGTGCGCGACGGCGACGACTGGGTCGTCAACGGCCAGAAGGTGTGGACGTCCATGGCGCACGAGGCGCGCTGGGCGATCCTGGTCACCCGCACCGATCCGGACGTGCCCAAGCACCAGGGCATGACCTACTTCGTGCTGGACATGACCGCGCCGGGCGTCGAGGTGCGGCCGTTGCGGCAGATCACCGGCGAGGCCGAGTTCAACGAGGTCTTCCTGACCGACGTCCGCATCCCCGACAGCCAGCGCCTCGGCGCGGTCGGCGAGGGGTGGAAGGTCGCGCAGACGACGCTGATGAACGAGCGCGTCGCGATCGGCGGCGGGGCCTCCCCGCGCGAGTCCGGCATGATCGGCGTGCTGGCGAAGACCTGGCGCGAGAACGAGAAGGTGCGCGACGCGGCGCTGCACGACCGGCTGATGACGCTGTGGGTGGCCGCCGAGGCCGCGCGCCTGACCGCGCAGCGGCTGTCCGCGCAGCTCGCGGCCGGCCAGCCCGGCCCCGAAGGCTCGGCGGCGAAGTACGCCTTCGCTACCCTCAACCAGCAGATCTCCGGCCTGGAGCTGGAACTGCTCGGCGAGGAGGCGCTGCGCTACGACGACTGGACGATGCGCCGGCCCGACACCGTCGACTTCGTCGGCCGCTCGCCCGGCTACCGCTATCTGCGGTCCAAGGGCAACTCGATCGAGGGCGGCACCTCGGAGATCCTGCTGAACATCATCGCCGAACGCGTCCTGGGGCTGCCCGGTGAGATCCGGGCCGACAAGGACGTCGCGTGGAAGGACCTCCCCCGGTGA